The following are encoded together in the Bacillota bacterium genome:
- a CDS encoding polysaccharide deacetylase family protein yields the protein MIAILMYHNVGEKGRHLNVSPQGLAKQCQMLQRLRFRVMPLRELAEHLHHRQLPRRAAVFTFDDALLGVYEHAAPILRRHGWVGTVFAVSRRLGGETDWTDDYRHRVMSREQLLALHRAGWEVGGHTLTHSYLTRLPPEDARHEIEQCRHELEELTGAPVLSFCYPYGDWNDAVTQMVREAGYQAACTVRKGLVKPQDNPLTLPRVHIAYSDGATGLLYRLWRAWRRTR from the coding sequence ATGATTGCCATCCTGATGTACCACAACGTGGGCGAGAAAGGTCGCCACCTGAATGTCTCCCCACAGGGGCTGGCAAAACAGTGCCAGATGCTGCAGCGGCTGCGCTTTCGAGTGATGCCACTGCGAGAGCTGGCAGAACATCTTCATCACCGGCAGCTGCCGCGCCGCGCGGCGGTGTTCACCTTTGACGATGCCCTGCTTGGCGTGTACGAACATGCAGCACCGATTTTAAGAAGGCACGGATGGGTGGGCACGGTGTTTGCCGTCAGCCGGCGGCTGGGCGGGGAAACCGACTGGACGGACGACTACCGCCATCGCGTGATGAGCCGCGAGCAGCTGCTGGCGCTGCATCGGGCGGGATGGGAAGTGGGCGGGCACACCCTCACGCATTCTTACCTGACCCGCCTGCCCCCTGAGGATGCCCGTCACGAAATCGAACAATGCCGCCACGAACTCGAAGAGCTGACCGGCGCGCCGGTGCTCAGCTTTTGCTACCCCTACGGTGACTGGAACGATGCCGTCACGCAGATGGTGCGAGAAGCGGGGTACCAGGCGGCGTGTACCGTGCGCAAAGGGCTGGTGAAGCCTCAGGACAACCCTCTCACCCTGCCGCGGGTGCACATTGCCTACAGTGACGGCGCAACCGGGTTGCTGTACCGCTTGTGGCGGGCATGGCGGCGCACGCGATAG
- a CDS encoding cellulase family glycosylhydrolase: MRSFRGCVFGMLALITAFSAAAPKGVPEPVVPQPFGVNIHFTQASERELNLLADGGFRFVRMDLFWHEIEKQKGVYDFSQYDILVRDMTARGIRILFILDYGNELYDAGLAPHTDAGRAAFARYVEAAVKRYAGKGILWEIWNEPNIFFWRPKPNVEDYAKLAHLVIDTIRRVAPGEFIVAPASSGFPWEFLERLGQLGVLQRLDAVTVHPYRPHLPESANEDYRRLRLLLDRYSPRKYLPILSGEWGYSDIWQAMDMQKQARYLPRQWLSNLTGDVFLSIWYDWKNDGEDPKEPEHHFGTVYHDLRPKPAYIAAKTLTSTLNGYRYLRRIALPNPDDYLLLFRKGEQLALAAWTTADPHPVTLNLPRGTVQVVDLMGKTRSIAVSGAPFILDLTQEPQYLLLPAHGEMNLIGAWSPVRQLLTVRAGHTQNIPVQVHNPTEKTLSVVLRARANEQTLAQARFRLRSGERRVVNLPVRVEERGIPYLRTTIDWVTDKSDVLQTATVWLCVSNVLNVRTLPPVRRQVLAVIENAGEEALRATLQIRAGSLQGSAPLNLAKGQREATVSVQMPEALPADVRVSAQIVDDKGVILARSEETRWVSLEAVRSDVTGWRAWVDGDAKVEGKAEVAITEAPEPTPLGVRTAARLDYRFGKGWRFACVNLPQTLVPIEGKPKAVGMWVYGDGSGNMLRCRITDSTGQTFQPDHGAITWKGWRFVTMRLDGGFPGFWGGANDGVVHYPLRWEAVLLVDSNQQSAEKDWSIYVTGIALQY, from the coding sequence ATGAGAAGTTTCCGGGGGTGTGTGTTTGGTATGCTGGCACTGATAACCGCGTTTTCCGCAGCGGCGCCGAAGGGTGTGCCCGAGCCGGTGGTACCTCAGCCCTTCGGGGTGAACATCCATTTCACGCAGGCGAGCGAGCGTGAGCTGAACCTGCTGGCGGATGGGGGGTTCCGCTTTGTACGGATGGACCTGTTCTGGCACGAGATCGAAAAGCAAAAGGGCGTTTACGACTTCTCGCAATACGATATCCTCGTGCGCGATATGACCGCACGGGGCATCCGCATCCTGTTCATCCTCGACTACGGCAACGAGCTGTACGACGCAGGGCTAGCACCCCACACCGATGCGGGACGCGCGGCGTTTGCCCGCTACGTGGAAGCGGCGGTGAAGCGATACGCGGGCAAGGGCATCCTGTGGGAAATCTGGAACGAGCCAAACATCTTTTTCTGGCGCCCGAAGCCCAACGTGGAAGATTACGCGAAACTGGCGCATTTGGTGATAGACACCATCCGGCGTGTTGCGCCCGGCGAATTCATCGTCGCGCCTGCCTCCTCTGGCTTTCCGTGGGAGTTTCTGGAGCGACTGGGGCAACTGGGGGTGTTGCAGCGGCTGGACGCGGTGACGGTGCATCCGTATCGTCCCCACCTTCCCGAGAGTGCCAACGAGGACTACCGACGACTGCGCCTGCTACTGGACCGCTACAGCCCACGCAAATATCTGCCCATCCTGTCTGGAGAATGGGGATACTCAGACATCTGGCAGGCTATGGACATGCAGAAGCAGGCACGGTACCTGCCGCGCCAGTGGCTGAGCAACCTGACCGGCGATGTGTTTCTCAGCATCTGGTACGACTGGAAGAACGACGGCGAAGACCCCAAAGAGCCGGAGCATCATTTCGGTACGGTGTATCACGACCTGCGCCCCAAGCCCGCATACATCGCCGCCAAGACACTCACCAGCACGCTCAACGGCTATCGCTACCTGCGGCGCATCGCCCTGCCGAACCCCGACGATTATCTGTTGCTGTTCCGCAAGGGCGAGCAGCTCGCGCTGGCAGCATGGACTACCGCAGACCCGCATCCAGTGACGCTGAACCTGCCGCGCGGCACGGTTCAGGTGGTAGACCTGATGGGAAAAACGCGAAGCATTGCGGTCAGCGGTGCGCCCTTTATACTCGACCTGACACAGGAACCGCAATATCTGCTTCTGCCCGCGCACGGGGAGATGAATCTGATAGGGGCGTGGTCGCCTGTGAGACAGTTACTCACCGTGCGTGCAGGGCATACCCAGAACATCCCTGTTCAGGTACACAACCCGACGGAAAAAACGCTATCGGTGGTGCTGCGGGCGCGAGCCAATGAACAAACCCTGGCACAGGCGCGTTTTCGATTGCGGTCTGGGGAGAGGCGTGTCGTGAACCTGCCGGTGAGGGTGGAGGAACGCGGTATCCCCTACTTGCGCACCACGATAGACTGGGTGACAGACAAAAGCGACGTATTGCAAACTGCCACCGTGTGGCTGTGCGTGTCGAATGTGCTGAATGTGCGAACCCTTCCACCAGTGCGGCGGCAGGTGTTAGCGGTGATCGAGAATGCCGGTGAGGAGGCACTGCGGGCGACATTGCAGATTCGAGCGGGCAGTTTGCAGGGTAGCGCACCGCTGAACCTCGCCAAAGGACAGCGCGAAGCAACCGTCAGCGTGCAGATGCCGGAAGCGTTGCCTGCGGACGTGCGCGTCTCGGCGCAGATTGTGGACGACAAGGGTGTGATACTGGCGCGTTCGGAAGAGACACGGTGGGTATCGCTCGAGGCAGTTCGCTCCGATGTAACAGGCTGGCGGGCATGGGTGGACGGCGATGCCAAGGTGGAAGGCAAAGCAGAAGTGGCTATCACTGAAGCTCCAGAACCCACCCCGCTGGGCGTGCGCACCGCCGCGCGTCTGGACTATCGCTTCGGCAAGGGCTGGCGATTCGCCTGCGTGAACCTGCCTCAGACGCTGGTACCCATCGAGGGCAAGCCGAAGGCGGTGGGCATGTGGGTGTATGGAGACGGCAGCGGCAACATGTTGCGCTGCCGAATCACCGACAGCACCGGGCAGACCTTCCAGCCCGATCACGGAGCCATCACCTGGAAAGGGTGGCGGTTTGTAACCATGCGGCTGGACGGCGGCTTCCCCGGGTTCTGGGGAGGTGCGAACGACGGCGTGGTGCACTACCCCCTCCGCTGGGAGGCGGTGCTGCTGGTGGATTCCAACCAGCAGAGCGCGGAGAAGGACTGGAGCATCTATGTAACGGGCATCGCGCTGCAGTATTAG
- the gmk gene encoding guanylate kinase produces the protein MNTHRARGKLIVLSGPSGVGKDTLLERLLPRVSGVVKCLTATTRPPREGERHGVDYLFLSEQEFERWIAEDRFLEYARYHQAYYGTPRHLAEDLQAQGLDVILKIEVQGGLQVRQRVPEAVLIFVQPPSLEVLRQRLLKRGTDSPEAVEQRLRIAEQEMQALPYYDYLVTNDDLEQAVDLLRAIILAERARIPKG, from the coding sequence GTGAACACGCACCGTGCCAGAGGCAAGCTGATTGTACTTTCAGGACCCAGTGGGGTGGGAAAGGATACCCTGCTGGAACGTTTGCTGCCGCGTGTGTCCGGCGTGGTGAAGTGCCTCACGGCGACCACCCGCCCACCCCGTGAAGGCGAACGGCACGGCGTGGACTACCTCTTCCTCTCCGAGCAGGAGTTCGAACGCTGGATTGCCGAAGACCGCTTTCTGGAGTATGCCCGCTATCATCAGGCATACTACGGCACGCCGCGCCATCTGGCGGAAGACCTGCAGGCGCAGGGACTGGACGTTATCCTGAAGATCGAGGTGCAGGGCGGTCTGCAGGTGCGCCAGAGGGTGCCAGAAGCGGTACTCATCTTCGTGCAGCCGCCCAGTCTGGAGGTATTGCGCCAGCGTCTGTTGAAGCGTGGTACCGATTCTCCCGAAGCGGTGGAGCAGAGGTTACGCATCGCCGAGCAGGAGATGCAGGCGCTGCCCTACTACGATTATCTGGTCACCAACGATGACCTGGAGCAGGCGGTAGACCTGCTGCGAGCTATCATCCTCGCCGAGCGGGCAAGGATACCAAAGGGGTGA
- a CDS encoding DUF1559 domain-containing protein: MKQRAFTLIELLVVIAIIAILAAILFPVFSQAREAARKSSCLSNSKQFGTAILMYAQDYDEAIVPWFKIREYPGQPLNERFWIGLLHPYIKSTLVPPDAGRTYTVGGQPQGLHRCPSWSLERYLEGANMSDCYPGALDPYMPPTQVFAHYGIVFQMATRGGAGTPENPYYHFPGSLCYPAASGGLTRYMPEVKRPAETILIGDGITMLDRGPTYVVISIGCESQKIHQDGANFTFLDGHAKNIKRNPERYLATTVENGQTVYYMRYFTFSME; this comes from the coding sequence ATGAAACAACGTGCTTTTACGTTGATCGAGCTGCTGGTCGTTATCGCGATTATTGCGATACTGGCAGCTATCCTGTTCCCTGTCTTCTCGCAGGCGCGAGAGGCAGCCCGTAAGTCGTCGTGCCTTTCCAACTCCAAGCAGTTTGGTACGGCTATTCTGATGTATGCCCAGGATTACGACGAAGCCATCGTGCCGTGGTTCAAGATCCGCGAGTATCCGGGGCAGCCGCTGAACGAGCGCTTCTGGATCGGCTTGCTCCATCCGTACATCAAGAGCACCCTGGTTCCGCCAGATGCCGGGCGAACCTACACCGTGGGTGGACAGCCGCAGGGACTGCACCGATGCCCCTCGTGGAGCCTCGAGCGATATCTGGAAGGCGCGAACATGTCGGACTGCTATCCGGGCGCTCTAGACCCGTACATGCCGCCGACGCAGGTGTTTGCGCACTATGGTATTGTCTTCCAGATGGCAACCCGTGGCGGCGCTGGCACTCCCGAGAACCCGTACTATCACTTCCCGGGTAGCCTGTGCTATCCTGCGGCATCGGGCGGACTGACCCGCTACATGCCTGAGGTGAAGCGACCAGCGGAGACCATCCTGATTGGTGACGGCATCACCATGCTCGACAGGGGGCCGACCTACGTGGTCATCTCCATCGGTTGCGAGTCGCAGAAGATTCACCAGGACGGCGCGAACTTCACGTTCCTGGATGGTCATGCGAAGAACATCAAGCGCAACCCGGAGCGCTATCTGGCGACGACGGTGGAGAACGGGCAGACCGTGTACTACATGCGTTACTTCACTTTCTCGATGGAGTAA
- a CDS encoding Gfo/Idh/MocA family oxidoreductase encodes MQKLSRRRFLKDSLALLAVTASPAPVLASVKVARKQASPNDRIGAAVIGFNGQGKSHIRQLLAQPDVDLVALCDVDEAVWPVGLKIVEDAGRPKPKTYQDIRKLLEDKDVDVVTIATPNHWHALAAIWAMMAGKDVYVEKPSSHNVWEGRRTVEIARQLGRICQVGTQIRSSEGIRQAIQYLHEGNLGRITLARGLCYKRRDSIGKVSGPQEPPATVDYDIWLGPAPRKPVMRQRFHYDWHWFWDYGNGDLGNQGVHQMDIARWGMNKNTLPNRVLGLGGRFGYVDDGETPNTELVFCDYGDCQLIFEVRGLETPDLKGVKVGNIFYGEKGIMVIPSYSQAIVFDNDGNKVTEFNAGGDHMRNFLDAVRSRKHTDLHADILEGHLSSALCHLGNVSYQLGELVPFDAEKKAFGDNKEAYETFARFEEHLAANNIVLKETKYRLGRELHIDAERATCKGDSRANRLLTRQYRKPYAVPEKV; translated from the coding sequence ATGCAAAAGCTATCCAGACGACGTTTCCTAAAGGACTCGCTGGCGTTGCTGGCGGTGACGGCGTCGCCTGCGCCGGTGCTCGCTTCGGTGAAGGTGGCACGCAAGCAAGCCAGCCCCAACGACCGCATCGGCGCGGCGGTCATCGGCTTCAACGGACAGGGCAAGAGCCACATCCGCCAGCTTCTGGCGCAACCCGATGTAGACCTTGTCGCACTGTGCGACGTGGACGAGGCGGTGTGGCCCGTGGGGTTGAAAATCGTGGAGGACGCGGGCAGACCTAAGCCCAAAACCTACCAGGACATCCGCAAGCTGCTGGAAGACAAGGATGTGGACGTGGTGACCATCGCCACGCCCAACCACTGGCATGCGCTGGCAGCCATCTGGGCGATGATGGCGGGTAAGGACGTATATGTGGAGAAGCCTTCCAGCCACAACGTGTGGGAAGGCCGCCGTACAGTGGAAATCGCCCGTCAGCTGGGGCGTATCTGTCAGGTGGGCACGCAGATTCGCTCCTCAGAGGGCATTCGCCAGGCGATACAGTACCTGCACGAGGGCAACCTGGGCAGGATAACCCTGGCACGCGGTCTGTGCTACAAGCGGCGCGATTCCATCGGCAAGGTGTCCGGTCCGCAGGAGCCGCCCGCCACAGTGGACTATGACATCTGGCTGGGTCCTGCGCCCAGGAAGCCGGTGATGCGCCAGCGGTTCCACTACGACTGGCACTGGTTCTGGGACTACGGCAACGGCGACCTGGGCAACCAGGGCGTGCACCAGATGGACATCGCCCGCTGGGGGATGAACAAGAACACCCTGCCGAACAGGGTACTGGGACTGGGCGGCCGCTTCGGCTATGTGGACGATGGCGAAACACCCAACACCGAGCTGGTCTTCTGCGACTACGGCGATTGCCAGCTTATCTTCGAGGTGCGAGGGTTGGAGACGCCGGACCTGAAGGGGGTCAAGGTCGGCAACATCTTCTACGGCGAAAAGGGCATCATGGTCATCCCCAGCTACAGTCAGGCGATTGTCTTCGACAACGACGGCAACAAGGTCACGGAGTTCAACGCGGGTGGTGACCACATGCGCAACTTCCTGGATGCCGTGCGCAGCCGCAAGCACACCGACCTGCACGCCGATATTTTGGAGGGGCATCTCTCCAGTGCGCTGTGCCATCTGGGCAACGTCTCCTATCAGTTGGGCGAGCTGGTTCCCTTCGACGCCGAGAAGAAAGCCTTCGGGGACAACAAAGAGGCGTACGAGACTTTCGCCCGCTTCGAGGAACACCTCGCGGCGAACAACATCGTGCTCAAGGAGACCAAATACCGCCTCGGGCGCGAGCTGCACATCGACGCCGAGCGTGCCACGTGCAAGGGAGACTCTCGGGCAAACCGGCTCCTCACGCGCCAGTATCGCAAGCCCTACGCGGTGCCGGAGAAGGTGTGA
- a CDS encoding HD-GYP domain-containing protein, producing MHDAVHRAINDTVKALVRVAAMREKGADLHSARVAVLAVATGEKLGMSDEELLVLRRAAELHDIGKVAISDSILGKLGRLSEEEIQIMRQHATLALEILGAVQALKPTLPLIKHHHERWDGSGYPDGLAGEQIPLGARIIAVAEVYDILTHGAPWKEPLGVEEAKAEIQRCAGTQFDPRVVEAFLQVCDLMCD from the coding sequence ATGCATGATGCGGTCCATCGGGCGATTAACGATACCGTTAAAGCGCTGGTGCGTGTGGCGGCGATGCGCGAAAAAGGCGCTGACCTGCACAGCGCACGGGTTGCCGTACTGGCGGTGGCCACTGGCGAGAAGCTGGGCATGAGTGACGAGGAACTGCTGGTACTCCGTCGTGCAGCAGAACTGCATGATATCGGCAAGGTGGCGATTTCAGACAGCATTCTGGGTAAGCTGGGCAGGCTGAGCGAAGAGGAGATTCAAATCATGCGCCAGCACGCCACCCTTGCTCTGGAGATACTGGGCGCAGTGCAGGCGTTGAAGCCAACCCTGCCGCTCATCAAACACCATCACGAACGCTGGGACGGTAGCGGCTACCCGGACGGCCTGGCTGGTGAGCAGATACCTCTGGGCGCCCGCATCATCGCGGTGGCGGAGGTATACGACATCCTGACGCATGGGGCGCCGTGGAAGGAACCTCTGGGCGTGGAAGAGGCGAAAGCGGAGATCCAGCGTTGCGCAGGCACGCAATTTGACCCGCGGGTGGTGGAAGCGTTCCTGCAGGTGTGCGACCTGATGTGCGACTGA
- a CDS encoding glycosyltransferase family 4 protein encodes MSKKWRILQMVSSSATSGAERHLVLLSRMLQQQGHLVVTVCPPHNWLPEELQRAGVNTLPLPMRGAGAAMTLWRLARVVREQRMDIIHTHLTRAAYYGLLLGLLTRKPVVSTVHVFTCDPAYRWLSRMGNPLIAVSDAVRRWLIEYGVPASVIQTVYNATDFVSLDGVNADAPREVRSEFGLPLNSKLIGVFAKVTPIKGQDLLLEALPQVLRLHPDAYVLFVGIAESAFAHQTQQRATRLGVHRHVIFTGLRTDVARLMQAVDVVVMPSRSETFGLAALEAMALGKPVIATRVGGLPELVRDGETGILVDLTAASLAHALDELLASAELRVRLGETARTLVCRYYNPEQMVQHIESVYARALIA; translated from the coding sequence TTGTCTAAGAAGTGGCGCATTTTGCAGATGGTTTCCAGCTCGGCGACCTCGGGTGCTGAGAGACACCTTGTGCTCCTCTCACGGATGCTCCAGCAGCAAGGACACCTTGTGGTTACCGTTTGTCCACCGCACAACTGGCTTCCTGAAGAACTGCAGCGCGCAGGCGTAAACACTCTGCCGCTGCCCATGCGTGGCGCGGGCGCAGCGATGACCCTGTGGCGTCTGGCGCGTGTGGTGCGCGAACAGCGCATGGATATCATCCACACCCACCTCACCCGTGCCGCCTACTACGGTCTGCTACTGGGCTTGCTCACCCGTAAGCCGGTGGTCTCTACGGTTCATGTGTTCACTTGCGACCCTGCCTATCGCTGGCTGTCGCGCATGGGCAACCCGCTCATTGCCGTTTCAGATGCGGTGCGACGCTGGCTTATCGAATACGGCGTACCCGCCAGCGTGATACAAACCGTCTACAACGCCACCGATTTCGTCTCTTTGGATGGTGTGAACGCAGATGCACCCAGGGAGGTTCGGAGTGAATTCGGACTGCCATTGAACAGTAAGCTCATTGGAGTTTTTGCCAAAGTGACCCCTATCAAAGGGCAGGACCTGTTACTGGAGGCACTCCCTCAGGTACTGCGATTGCATCCCGACGCTTATGTGCTGTTCGTTGGCATCGCAGAGAGTGCCTTCGCTCACCAGACGCAGCAGCGAGCGACGAGGCTGGGGGTGCATCGTCACGTTATCTTCACCGGACTGCGCACCGATGTCGCCCGGCTGATGCAGGCAGTGGATGTGGTGGTGATGCCTTCTCGCTCTGAGACTTTTGGGCTGGCGGCGCTGGAGGCGATGGCGCTGGGCAAACCGGTCATCGCCACCCGTGTCGGCGGGTTGCCCGAGCTGGTACGGGATGGGGAGACCGGCATCCTCGTGGATCTCACTGCCGCCTCGCTGGCGCATGCTCTCGACGAACTGCTCGCTAGTGCCGAGCTGCGAGTCCGCCTTGGGGAGACAGCACGCACTCTGGTGTGCCGATACTATAACCCCGAGCAGATGGTGCAGCACATCGAATCCGTCTACGCCCGTGCCCTGATTGCCTGA
- a CDS encoding LPXTG cell wall anchor domain-containing protein — protein MAGTGGKNMIILLLVGIVLVGIALLLRHRATREEPPPPGYYTGPMLPKSQRMGAPGGGGGAPPAQTGGGQTTP, from the coding sequence ATGGCAGGTACAGGCGGTAAAAACATGATTATCCTGTTGCTGGTGGGCATTGTGCTGGTAGGTATCGCACTGCTGCTGCGTCATCGTGCGACGCGGGAAGAACCGCCCCCTCCGGGTTACTACACCGGTCCTATGTTGCCGAAGTCGCAACGGATGGGAGCCCCCGGTGGTGGAGGAGGCGCACCTCCTGCTCAAACCGGAGGCGGGCAAACAACGCCATAA
- the coaBC gene encoding bifunctional phosphopantothenoylcysteine decarboxylase/phosphopantothenate--cysteine ligase CoaBC produces the protein MSVFEGKHILLGVTGSIAAYKAADIASKLTQAGAEVDVVLTEHARRFITEVTFRAITRRPVLTDLFDEPEERQIAHIYLAKRADVLLIAPATANILAKLAVGIADDLLTTLALATQAKVVIAPAMNTVMWQHAATQHNVRTLEERGAHFVYPAEGMLACGDVGAGKLADTPVILAAVEQVLNPPLCGVRILVTAGPTEEPVDAVRHLSNPSSGKMGYAIAAEAVRMGAEVTLVTGPTLLDPPAGAKTIRVRTAQQMLDACLQVYEEVDVVIATAAVSDYRPAEVWQGKRKKSEEEWTIRLVPNPDILRTLGERKGRHILVGFAAETQELLANAQAKLREKNLDLIVANDVSEEDSGFRSDTNRVTLLWADGRQEPLPLMTKQEVARHLLEKVKQLVSGGG, from the coding sequence ATGTCAGTTTTCGAGGGAAAACATATCTTGCTGGGTGTAACAGGTAGCATCGCGGCGTATAAAGCGGCGGACATCGCGTCCAAGCTCACACAGGCGGGGGCGGAGGTCGATGTGGTGCTTACCGAACACGCCCGACGCTTCATCACCGAAGTGACCTTCCGCGCCATCACGCGACGTCCCGTGCTGACCGACCTGTTCGACGAGCCGGAGGAGCGCCAGATCGCGCATATCTATCTGGCAAAGCGGGCAGACGTGTTGCTGATTGCCCCGGCGACCGCCAACATCCTTGCCAAGCTGGCAGTAGGTATCGCCGATGACCTGCTGACCACGCTCGCGCTGGCGACGCAGGCGAAAGTGGTGATTGCTCCCGCGATGAATACCGTCATGTGGCAGCATGCCGCCACACAACACAATGTCAGGACGCTGGAGGAACGCGGCGCGCACTTCGTCTATCCCGCGGAGGGCATGCTTGCCTGTGGGGACGTGGGCGCGGGCAAGCTGGCGGATACACCGGTCATCCTCGCGGCAGTGGAACAGGTGTTGAACCCACCCCTGTGCGGCGTGCGCATTCTGGTCACCGCCGGACCTACGGAGGAACCTGTCGACGCCGTGCGCCATCTCTCCAACCCCTCCTCCGGCAAGATGGGCTACGCAATCGCCGCGGAAGCGGTGCGTATGGGTGCAGAGGTGACACTGGTGACCGGACCGACCCTGCTCGACCCTCCTGCAGGCGCGAAGACGATACGGGTGCGCACGGCGCAGCAGATGCTGGATGCCTGTCTGCAGGTGTATGAGGAGGTGGACGTGGTGATTGCCACTGCCGCGGTGAGCGACTATCGTCCGGCAGAGGTCTGGCAGGGCAAGCGCAAGAAGAGCGAAGAGGAGTGGACGATTCGCCTTGTGCCCAATCCCGATATCCTGCGCACCCTTGGCGAGCGGAAGGGCAGGCACATTCTGGTGGGCTTTGCCGCGGAAACACAGGAATTGCTGGCGAACGCGCAGGCGAAACTGCGCGAGAAGAACCTCGACCTGATTGTAGCCAACGATGTGTCTGAGGAAGACTCCGGCTTCCGCTCCGACACCAACCGTGTGACCCTGCTGTGGGCAGACGGCAGGCAGGAGCCTCTGCCCCTGATGACCAAGCAGGAAGTGGCCCGGCACCTGCTGGAGAAGGTAAAACAGTTGGTGTCCGGTGGAGGATAA
- the selA gene encoding L-seryl-tRNA(Sec) selenium transferase: protein METTRTGDSSAALRQLPAVSRVLQDGRIQEAIAAHGRQLVVDCTREVLSRLREHLQKGSAVVTDLPSIVSEVLQAVERWRTPTLRRVINATGVVLHTGLGRAVLAQSARQAVTEVAQGHSMLEIDRDTGERGDRIEHVRDLLCRLTGAEDATVVNNNAGAVLLAVTVLAQGREVIISRGQLVEIGGAFRMPDIIAQSGAKLVEVGTTNRTRLLDYEQAITPNTALLLRCHPSNFRIVGFTEEVSAEELASLAHRHGLAVLDDVGSGCLVDTAQFGLEHEPTLQESVQAGCDVITCSGDKLLGGPQAGIILGKQQIIQRIRKHPLHRALRVDKLTLAALEATLRLYLNPADALREIPVLRTLAMSVEEVRRRANRLKRRLQAILPPGTVTVRLREGMSAVGGGSLPGQQLRTVLVCLCSPEISASQLAHALRWQEPAVFVRIEQEEVLIDPRTLLDDELDTLIRAVERAVVQCKGGKMSHA, encoded by the coding sequence ATGGAGACGACACGCACGGGAGATAGCTCCGCTGCTTTGCGCCAGCTGCCCGCGGTATCGCGCGTGCTGCAGGACGGGAGGATACAGGAGGCAATAGCCGCACATGGACGGCAGCTGGTCGTGGACTGTACGCGAGAGGTATTAAGCCGACTGCGTGAGCATCTCCAGAAAGGCTCGGCAGTCGTAACCGACCTGCCCTCTATCGTAAGCGAGGTACTGCAGGCAGTGGAACGCTGGCGCACACCCACCCTGCGCCGTGTCATCAACGCCACGGGGGTGGTTTTGCACACCGGATTGGGTCGGGCTGTGCTGGCGCAATCTGCCCGGCAGGCGGTCACCGAGGTGGCGCAGGGGCACTCGATGCTGGAGATCGACCGCGACACCGGCGAGCGCGGCGACCGCATCGAGCATGTGCGCGACCTGTTGTGCCGTTTAACCGGAGCAGAAGACGCCACCGTCGTCAATAATAACGCAGGAGCGGTGTTGCTGGCAGTCACCGTGCTGGCGCAGGGAAGAGAGGTGATTATCTCGCGCGGGCAGCTGGTAGAAATCGGGGGAGCGTTTCGGATGCCCGACATCATCGCGCAGAGTGGGGCAAAGCTGGTGGAGGTGGGCACGACCAACCGAACACGCCTGCTGGACTATGAACAGGCGATTACCCCAAATACCGCCCTGCTGTTGCGCTGTCACCCCAGCAACTTCCGTATCGTAGGCTTCACCGAGGAGGTGTCCGCCGAGGAGCTGGCTTCGCTGGCGCACCGACACGGGCTGGCTGTGCTGGACGATGTGGGCAGCGGATGCCTGGTGGACACCGCGCAGTTCGGGCTGGAACATGAACCTACTCTGCAGGAAAGCGTGCAGGCGGGGTGCGATGTCATAACCTGCAGTGGCGACAAGCTGCTGGGTGGGCCGCAGGCGGGCATCATTCTGGGCAAGCAACAAATCATACAGCGCATTCGCAAGCACCCGCTGCACCGTGCCCTGCGTGTGGACAAACTGACTCTTGCCGCGCTGGAAGCCACTCTGCGTCTGTATCTGAACCCTGCTGACGCGCTGCGCGAGATTCCTGTGCTGCGCACGCTGGCGATGTCTGTGGAAGAGGTCAGGCGGCGGGCGAACAGGCTGAAGCGAAGGTTGCAGGCTATCCTGCCACCAGGAACGGTAACCGTTCGCCTGCGCGAGGGGATGTCCGCAGTGGGTGGTGGTAGCCTGCCCGGACAGCAGCTGCGCACGGTGCTGGTGTGCCTGTGTTCACCAGAGATAAGTGCGTCGCAGCTGGCGCACGCCCTGCGCTGGCAGGAACCCGCCGTCTTCGTCCGTATCGAACAGGAGGAAGTGCTTATAGACCCCCGCACCCTGCTGGACGATGAACTGGATACGCTGATTCGGGCGGTAGAGCGCGCTGTGGTGCAGTGTAAAGGAGGGAAGATGAGCCATGCATGA